In Legionella cardiaca, a genomic segment contains:
- a CDS encoding type III pantothenate kinase: MMLCLDVGNSHIYGGVFAGEEIRLRFRHTSQVSTSDELGIFLKSVLRENQCSPEAINEIAICSVVPQLDYSLRSACVKYFSVDPFFLQAGVKTGLNIKYRNPLEVGADRIANAIAATQTYPGKNIIVIDFGTATTFCVITAAKAYLGGAILPGVRLSVDALASKTAKLPAVEIIRTEQVVGRSTIESIQSGVFYGALGACRELITRIKEESFAGQEVLVLATGGFASLFDKQAIYDYLVPDLVLQGIRLAAALNV; this comes from the coding sequence ATGATGCTATGTCTCGATGTTGGTAATTCCCATATTTATGGTGGTGTATTTGCAGGTGAAGAAATTCGTCTTCGATTTCGTCATACTTCCCAGGTTAGCACCTCTGATGAATTAGGTATTTTTTTGAAATCAGTATTACGGGAGAATCAATGCTCGCCAGAGGCAATTAATGAGATTGCTATTTGCTCTGTAGTTCCTCAATTAGATTACTCTTTGCGGTCAGCTTGCGTTAAATATTTTTCGGTGGATCCCTTCTTTCTGCAGGCAGGGGTTAAAACAGGCTTAAATATAAAATACCGTAATCCATTGGAAGTAGGGGCTGACAGAATTGCCAATGCTATTGCTGCGACGCAAACGTATCCTGGTAAAAATATTATTGTTATTGATTTTGGTACGGCCACTACTTTTTGTGTTATTACCGCAGCAAAGGCTTATTTGGGCGGTGCAATTTTACCAGGAGTGCGTTTATCAGTAGATGCGCTGGCTTCAAAAACTGCCAAATTGCCAGCCGTAGAAATTATAAGAACGGAACAAGTGGTTGGGCGTTCAACGATTGAAAGCATTCAATCTGGCGTATTTTACGGTGCATTAGGGGCATGCCGGGAATTAATTACTCGAATTAAAGAGGAATCATTTGCTGGACAAGAGGTTTTAGTATTGGCAACCGGAGGCTTTGCTTCCTTATTTGATAAACAAGCTATTTATGATTACCTCGTTCCTGATTTAGTGTTACAAGGGATCCGCTTAGCTGCGGCTTTAAATGTCTAA
- a CDS encoding IscS subfamily cysteine desulfurase has product MSNLPIYLDYMATTPVDPRVIDKMMAYLGPDGLFGNPASSTHIYGKKAAEAVEYAREQIANVIHVTPAEIVFTSGATEANNLAILGAAHFYQRKGRHAITMKTEHKAVLDTCHQLEKEGFEITYLEPQPDGLLNLDDLKQALREDTLLVSIMHVNNEIGVVQDIAAIGEFLRNKGIVFHVDAAQSAGKLELNLKHLAVDLMSFSAHKNYGPKGIGALYVRHKPRIRLQPQSYGGGHEGGLRSGTLATHQIVGMGEAFALSEAARVEEQAHILRLRQQLWEGIKHIPGVRLNGHEHKRVAGNLNVSFAGVEGDSLLLALRDLAISTTSACASASLQPSYVLRALGLDDELAFSSVRLSCGRFTTEEQVKQAVNIICCQIGRLHEISPL; this is encoded by the coding sequence ATGAGTAATTTGCCTATTTATCTGGATTATATGGCAACGACACCAGTAGACCCGAGAGTAATTGATAAAATGATGGCCTACTTAGGCCCCGATGGCCTCTTTGGCAATCCAGCTTCAAGTACCCACATTTATGGAAAAAAGGCTGCAGAAGCTGTTGAATATGCTCGTGAGCAAATTGCTAATGTCATTCATGTAACGCCAGCTGAAATAGTGTTTACCTCCGGTGCAACGGAAGCCAATAATTTAGCTATTCTAGGTGCTGCTCATTTTTATCAGCGTAAAGGGCGACATGCGATAACGATGAAAACAGAACATAAAGCTGTTCTTGATACATGCCATCAATTGGAGAAAGAAGGATTTGAGATTACTTACCTGGAACCGCAGCCTGATGGATTGCTTAATCTTGATGACTTAAAACAAGCACTTAGAGAGGATACCTTGTTAGTCTCTATTATGCACGTCAATAACGAAATCGGGGTTGTTCAGGATATTGCCGCTATTGGTGAATTTTTGCGAAATAAAGGCATTGTCTTTCATGTTGATGCAGCTCAGAGTGCCGGGAAACTTGAGCTAAATTTAAAACATTTAGCGGTTGATCTCATGTCCTTTTCCGCTCATAAAAATTATGGACCTAAAGGCATTGGGGCTTTATATGTGCGACATAAACCACGAATACGTCTGCAACCTCAATCTTATGGGGGTGGGCATGAGGGTGGTTTGCGTTCTGGGACATTAGCAACTCATCAAATTGTTGGTATGGGAGAGGCTTTTGCTTTGTCAGAAGCTGCACGCGTGGAAGAGCAGGCGCATATTTTGCGATTGCGTCAACAGTTATGGGAAGGTATCAAACATATACCCGGTGTACGTTTAAATGGTCATGAACACAAACGAGTCGCTGGCAATTTGAATGTAAGTTTTGCCGGAGTAGAAGGCGATTCATTGTTATTGGCCTTGAGAGACTTGGCAATCTCAACAACCTCAGCATGTGCTTCAGCTAGTTTACAACCGTCTTATGTGCTTAGAGCTTTAGGATTAGATGATGAATTAGCATTTAGTTCTGTGCGCTTATCTTGTGGCCGTTTTACGACGGAGGAGCAAGTTAAGCAAGCAGTGAATATAATTTGTTGCCAAATTGGCCGTTTGCATGAAATATCACCACTATGA
- a CDS encoding helix-turn-helix domain-containing protein, with translation MSAVMQQVEQYNEALTQQVVGAVKGYLNTVGSKDSNLNLYQLIVEEVEAPLFRTVMELTRYNQSKAARVLGVSRGTLRTKLKRYFDDEFIGTRG, from the coding sequence ATGAGTGCAGTTATGCAACAAGTTGAACAATATAATGAAGCGCTAACACAACAAGTTGTTGGGGCTGTCAAAGGTTATTTAAATACTGTTGGTAGCAAAGACAGTAATTTAAATCTTTATCAATTAATCGTTGAAGAAGTGGAAGCACCTCTGTTTCGTACAGTAATGGAGCTAACTCGCTATAATCAATCTAAAGCTGCTCGTGTTCTTGGTGTGAGCCGTGGTACGTTACGTACTAAATTAAAGCGTTATTTCGATGACGAATTTATTGGTACTCGAGGATAA
- the rsmH gene encoding 16S rRNA (cytosine(1402)-N(4))-methyltransferase RsmH, translated as MTAHQSVLLHEALEGLAIKADGIYIDGTFGRGGHSRAILQHLSNSGKLLAIDKDPEAISYANQHFSNDKRFHIYHGSFAKLAEFAKRENVYGQVNGILLDLGVSSPQLDNPARGFSFMQQGPLDMRMDLEQELSAAQFINEAEADEMAAVFREYGEERFAGRIARAIVAARAQSPIETTETLAEIVKQANPKWEKHKHPATRIFQAIRIHINQELSDLTAVLTTAIDVLAIGGRLAVISFHSLEDRIVKQFMRDKEQGNRLPPGVPVRHEEVKTNFKKVGKAIKASDDEVKRNVRARSAVLRIGEKIA; from the coding sequence ATGACGGCGCATCAATCTGTATTGTTGCATGAAGCACTAGAAGGCTTAGCTATCAAGGCAGATGGAATTTACATCGATGGAACTTTTGGTCGAGGTGGCCATAGCCGTGCTATTTTGCAGCACTTATCTAACTCTGGGAAATTGTTAGCAATTGACAAAGATCCTGAAGCGATTAGTTATGCGAATCAACATTTTTCTAATGATAAGCGTTTTCATATCTATCATGGCTCATTTGCCAAACTTGCTGAGTTTGCCAAGAGAGAAAATGTTTATGGGCAAGTTAACGGTATTTTATTGGATTTAGGTGTCTCCTCTCCGCAACTCGATAACCCAGCGCGTGGATTTAGTTTTATGCAGCAGGGACCCTTGGATATGCGTATGGATCTAGAACAAGAGTTGAGTGCTGCACAATTTATTAATGAAGCAGAAGCTGATGAGATGGCTGCAGTTTTCAGAGAATATGGTGAAGAGCGTTTTGCTGGACGTATTGCGCGGGCAATTGTTGCAGCAAGAGCGCAATCACCTATCGAGACGACAGAAACATTGGCAGAAATTGTTAAGCAAGCGAATCCTAAATGGGAAAAACATAAGCACCCTGCCACACGTATATTTCAAGCAATACGGATTCACATTAATCAAGAATTAAGTGATTTAACTGCTGTGTTGACCACAGCTATTGATGTTTTAGCAATAGGGGGGCGCTTGGCGGTTATTAGTTTCCATTCTTTAGAAGACAGAATTGTAAAGCAATTTATGCGTGATAAAGAACAAGGGAACAGACTTCCTCCGGGAGTGCCAGTACGCCATGAAGAAGTAAAAACAAATTTTAAGAAAGTGGGTAAAGCGATAAAGGCAAGCGATGACGAAGTAAAACGTAATGTCAGAGCTCGTAGCGCAGTTTTAAGAATAGGGGAGAAAATAGCATGA
- the ftsL gene encoding cell division protein FtsL — protein MNAAARAIHQSNLFSGHLSDMRLSKQLCFILSLLLAVLVSALAVVYVTNEHRISFSELQRLEQQTQQLQLQWGQLLLEQASLATPGRVEELAVEKLQMKLPADKDTFVLQTR, from the coding sequence ATGAACGCAGCAGCTAGAGCGATTCATCAAAGCAATCTTTTTAGTGGACATTTATCAGATATGCGTCTCTCAAAACAGCTTTGTTTTATCTTATCATTACTGCTTGCAGTACTCGTCAGCGCATTGGCTGTCGTATACGTAACTAACGAGCATCGTATTAGTTTTAGTGAACTGCAACGTTTAGAACAGCAGACACAGCAATTGCAGCTACAGTGGGGACAGTTGCTACTTGAACAAGCTAGTCTGGCTACACCAGGTCGAGTTGAAGAGTTAGCGGTAGAGAAGTTACAAATGAAATTGCCTGCTGACAAAGACACTTTTGTGTTGCAAACTCGATGA
- a CDS encoding iron-sulfur cluster assembly scaffold protein encodes MIYNELVESCFFAPKHVGTLDLSEPLSVHYRGGAERGDVFDLYLLCNKQGRVLKACFKAYGNPYLVAAAELICQRLEDSHINDHPQLDYSWLVEQLEIPKTRYPVALQIEDGYREVIKAMKAKLKGEE; translated from the coding sequence ATGATATATAATGAACTTGTAGAATCTTGTTTTTTTGCACCGAAGCATGTTGGAACTCTCGATTTATCAGAACCATTAAGTGTTCATTATCGCGGTGGGGCCGAGCGCGGTGATGTTTTTGATTTATATTTGTTATGTAACAAGCAAGGGCGTGTGCTGAAAGCCTGTTTTAAAGCTTATGGTAATCCTTACTTAGTTGCTGCTGCCGAATTGATTTGTCAGCGACTGGAAGACAGTCATATTAATGACCATCCGCAACTGGATTATTCCTGGCTAGTAGAGCAGTTAGAAATACCTAAAACCCGATATCCGGTTGCATTACAAATTGAAGATGGCTATCGCGAAGTGATAAAGGCAATGAAAGCTAAATTAAAAGGGGAAGAATAA
- a CDS encoding HesB/IscA family protein yields the protein MSEVMQHISSSAKHITLSETALRHILAYLGKQQENKGVRLSVKKTGCSGLSYVVDYVLAPQENDVVQPLAEGYLLCIDKASYPYLKGMSVDYVRQGLNYKFVFDNPNQKGQCGCGESFTVD from the coding sequence ATGTCCGAGGTTATGCAACATATTAGCAGTTCCGCCAAGCATATTACTTTAAGTGAGACAGCCCTGCGGCATATTTTAGCTTATCTTGGCAAGCAGCAAGAAAATAAAGGCGTTCGCTTATCTGTTAAAAAGACAGGCTGTTCAGGATTATCATATGTGGTGGATTATGTCCTTGCTCCTCAGGAAAATGATGTAGTGCAGCCTTTGGCCGAGGGATATTTGCTTTGCATTGATAAAGCAAGTTATCCCTATCTTAAAGGAATGAGTGTTGATTATGTGAGACAGGGATTAAATTATAAGTTTGTTTTTGATAACCCCAATCAAAAGGGACAATGTGGTTGTGGTGAAAGTTTTACGGTTGATTAG
- the mraZ gene encoding division/cell wall cluster transcriptional repressor MraZ — MFRGINAITIDGKGRLAVPTRYRDALAGGNDKAPLVVTIDTEETCLLLYPAAQWQIIEDKLQSLPSFNAAARRIQRLLIGHATDVELDGNGRVLLPPLLRDYAHLDKRVVMIGQGNKFEVWDESLWQSRREKWLADEASGEGGGLPDEMKTFSL, encoded by the coding sequence ATGTTTCGTGGAATTAATGCCATCACAATCGACGGAAAAGGCCGTCTTGCTGTGCCAACGCGCTATCGCGATGCGTTGGCCGGAGGCAATGATAAGGCGCCTTTAGTGGTGACAATTGATACTGAAGAAACTTGTTTGCTGCTTTATCCAGCAGCACAATGGCAAATTATTGAGGATAAATTGCAAAGTTTGCCCAGTTTTAATGCTGCAGCCCGACGAATCCAACGATTATTAATTGGGCATGCAACAGATGTTGAACTAGATGGTAATGGGCGCGTGCTGCTCCCCCCTTTATTGAGAGATTATGCCCATCTCGATAAACGGGTAGTAATGATTGGGCAAGGTAATAAGTTTGAAGTTTGGGATGAATCATTGTGGCAATCCAGACGTGAGAAGTGGCTAGCTGACGAAGCATCTGGTGAAGGTGGTGGATTGCCCGATGAGATGAAAACCTTTTCTTTGTAA
- a CDS encoding peptidoglycan D,D-transpeptidase FtsI family protein, whose translation MKARGAQARLIVVSCFFIVLLGALLWRMLDLTVLHRQFLQGQGDARSIRTVDIPAYRGMITDRQGTPLAVSTPVQSVWLNPQVFSPNAKQLAELSQLVGVPAKTLLARVKRASAREFLYLSRQLPPMIAKKIEQLKIPGVNFQQEFKRYYPAGDSTAQLLGFTNIDDIGIEGLELAYQDWLMGANGKKRILKDRMGQIIEELGVLKEPRPGHELVLSIDSRIQYLAYHELQNTLEKFAAKSGSVVVVDTTNGEILAAANAPSFNPNARSRYTRDSYRNKAITDTFEPGSVIKPFSIASALGSGLVKPDTIIDTRPSWMIVHGHTIRDVHNYGVLDVTGVLQHSSNVGVTKMILQSPPEQLIGLLQRSGFGQRTESGYPGESDGGIVNVKDANPFVLATLGFGYGLSVTALQLAKGYLIFANKGRALPVTLIHNQANSLGEQVLDETTSDQVLAMMEAVLGNEGTGKLARVPGYRVAGKTGTARIAGKNGYEANRHIASFVGIAPVSKPRLVVVVVIHEPTKNSYYGAAVAAPLFAQVMSGALRILEVPPDKTTM comes from the coding sequence ATGAAAGCTAGAGGCGCTCAGGCACGGCTAATCGTTGTCTCTTGTTTTTTTATAGTGCTGCTAGGTGCTCTTCTATGGCGGATGCTTGATTTAACCGTTTTGCATCGTCAATTTTTGCAGGGCCAAGGGGATGCTCGCAGTATTCGTACTGTAGATATTCCAGCTTACCGAGGAATGATTACAGACAGACAAGGAACCCCTTTAGCTGTGAGTACACCGGTGCAATCCGTTTGGTTAAATCCTCAGGTGTTTTCTCCGAATGCAAAACAGCTGGCAGAACTATCACAATTAGTTGGGGTCCCAGCCAAAACCTTGTTAGCACGGGTTAAACGCGCCAGTGCTCGTGAGTTTCTTTATCTAAGTCGCCAGTTACCCCCTATGATTGCTAAAAAAATTGAGCAACTCAAAATTCCAGGAGTTAATTTTCAGCAAGAATTCAAGCGTTATTACCCTGCTGGTGATAGCACTGCTCAATTACTGGGATTTACCAATATTGATGATATTGGTATTGAAGGCTTAGAGCTCGCTTACCAGGATTGGCTCATGGGAGCAAATGGTAAAAAGCGGATTCTAAAGGATCGCATGGGACAAATCATTGAGGAACTGGGTGTTCTAAAAGAACCTCGCCCAGGACATGAGCTTGTTTTAAGTATCGACAGTCGTATTCAATATTTAGCCTATCATGAATTACAGAATACGCTTGAAAAATTCGCTGCAAAATCTGGTTCCGTTGTTGTTGTTGACACAACGAATGGGGAAATTCTTGCTGCAGCTAATGCTCCTTCGTTTAATCCTAATGCACGTTCTCGTTATACACGGGATAGTTATCGGAATAAAGCCATTACTGATACGTTTGAGCCTGGTTCGGTAATTAAGCCTTTTAGTATTGCAAGTGCTTTAGGTAGTGGCCTGGTTAAACCAGATACCATTATTGATACACGTCCAAGCTGGATGATAGTCCATGGCCATACCATTCGTGATGTTCATAACTACGGTGTTTTAGATGTCACTGGGGTTTTACAACACTCAAGTAACGTTGGTGTAACAAAAATGATTTTACAAAGTCCACCTGAACAGTTAATTGGATTATTACAACGAAGCGGGTTTGGCCAACGAACAGAAAGTGGTTATCCTGGGGAAAGTGATGGCGGTATTGTCAATGTCAAGGATGCCAATCCTTTTGTATTAGCAACACTGGGTTTTGGTTATGGTCTTTCAGTAACTGCTTTGCAATTGGCAAAAGGATATCTCATTTTTGCTAACAAAGGTCGAGCTTTGCCAGTTACTCTAATACATAATCAAGCGAATTCATTAGGCGAGCAAGTGCTGGATGAAACCACATCTGATCAAGTTCTCGCTATGATGGAGGCTGTGCTTGGTAATGAGGGTACGGGAAAATTAGCGCGAGTACCTGGATATCGTGTTGCTGGTAAGACAGGTACTGCTCGTATAGCTGGCAAAAATGGATATGAAGCAAATCGACATATCGCTAGCTTTGTGGGGATTGCTCCTGTTTCAAAACCACGCTTGGTAGTGGTT